The Lagopus muta isolate bLagMut1 chromosome 6, bLagMut1 primary, whole genome shotgun sequence sequence CAGTTAGTGCTAACCTTGCACTCTCAGCCTGGAGTAGAAATGAGGGCTGTCCTGATTCTGTGTGTACCCAGAGTACCTAATATGCCAGGACTCTGCCAGGTGTACATGAGTGAAAACCAACCACCGCTGTGAACTGGTTGCTAATTGAGTATTGTTTACAAAGTGGATATTGCAGTAGACTGGGAAGGATGGAGGGCTCTATTTATCATGGTTTAGAGATTTATGTAATTATGactttcatgaaaataatttcttttggacctccattttcttcagcagcaaaaaCTTGCCAGATCTTCTGCCCTTCCCTCAGCCAGAGGTTTTTCTTTAGTGTAGAGTATGTTGCTATCAGGTGCCCTACCCACACCCGGCTCTGCTGAGGCACAACCTAGCAGCTGAACTTTTGCTACCGCAGTCCCTGCATTGTTTACACACAGAAACGCACGTAACTTCCAGACATAGGCTTTCAATTGCAGATATCAGCATCAGATTATCATGTAAttgagggaggaggaaagggagtTTTAACACATCTTAAATTCCGGGAGCTGTAGACAAAGGGGCTGGGCTGATGGGCTTTtgattgctttctgaaatggttAAGTCAGTACAGAGTTCTACTATGTCACCTTTGCAATCACACATTGCCTTTCCAAACTGGGGTCCAGATGCACGGAGCCACCCACCCCTGGATGTGCAGCTGTATTGGAAGAGGGCTTCTCTTGTCCACACAATAACTAGAGCCTCTGGATTAGCATACAGACTGAGTCCGTACCTTCTCTGGGGTCTTTAGCCTTTCCCACTGGCTCATCCCGAAGTCCTCCATGTTAGCAAGGCTCAGGTTAAGTTCCCCCACAATGCTGTGTCTGGAGAACTTGTCGCAGTTTCTCAGGGTAAGAGTCAGTGTCCCCTCTTGCATCTCCTCCTCAGGTAATGGAAACCGCAGGGCCTCCTCCCAGAGGGTGTGAAGCACCTTCTTCTTCAGCTCTGTCTGGGCTTCAGTCATGCCAGATTTACTCACCAGTGTGCCCAATATGTAGCAATGGCAGCCAGCATCTTGGTCACTACTCATTTTGCCATGCATAGCTGGAAAGGAAAGATTGACTGTAAATACCTTTCACAAAGCATAGTCCTGAAGAAGTCCAAGTAGAGAATCATCAGTAGCAGATTTCTGCCTCTTACCTTCCAGAAGGgccacacacagctcagcttttTGTTGATCATACGTGAGGGAATAGCGCAGTTCAGGGACCTGGTTACAGCTGGCTGCCCGCTCGGGCTTCAAATGCTCCGTGACACACACATCCTTTACCACACCTGGAACTGAAGTAACCCCATTAGCAAGGAAGTCTTTTCCTTCCAGGATAGACAAATCCATCTTGTCTTAACTCTTCTATATGGTTTACTATTCTTGTAAGTTGTACGCAGGAATatcatttctgttccttcttccCTTATCGTATCTCCTTGCTGCCTTCTCACACATTCAATTCCTTCCACAGCACTTGGACAAGCTTCCTGCTCCCTCCACCAACCATGTGTTCTAAGGTGGTTCACACATTTGCTCTTTCACCTTGTGCCAAAGCCAAGGTGCCTAAACTATTTGCTTGTTACTGTAttgttttatatacattttttacaCACGTTTGTGTAAAAAAcccttgtgtttttttttttaaatgagaatttgaGCCTGCTTTAGAGCTACCATGCAACTCTGCATTAATTCAGGCCTCTATaaccttttttaaaatctatgtTAACACTACAGTCTTTGTCATGCAGAAAGCCAATGTGACATCTGTTCCCATGGCACTTAACTATACTGAGGATAGTGAGCTTGGGAAGGTGTGAGGCAGTTTATCCATGTAtgattttgaagctgagaaCACATTGCATACTGAAATAAAGTAAGAGGCAAGACTAAAAGGGAAGCCGCATCTTTCTATCATCAATATCTTTTATCTGTAAGATCTGTTCTTACTCACATAGGAAATAATAGAGGGACTGcacatttccttcaaaaaatcTCAGCCACAGTCCCAATCAGTTCAGTGTGGCACAAAAAGGAGAATGCAACaagtcttgttttatttcagtaatatgAAATCAGGTGCAGCAGGAAGCAGATTTGTGCCATTAGCAGTGCAGAGGGGCTCTTACACCAACACACTTATGTAGAGCTTTAATCCAAATGGTGCCATCATCTTTCAGGCTCTACACCTTATGACTGTCTTCCTGAGACCAGGGATGTGTCTCAAACAGTCTTTTCTTCTAATGCAACTGCTTCCCATGcgtagtggaaatgctaagccAAGGCCTGAACCAGcaattgagcacctggtgggaaggcagggccaactcaggggagctcaggtgcatgcagtgtgcCTAAGTGACTGGAagagctggagccaggatccaccccttcccagaccccatttaagggttggcagtagAAGCATGGGTGTCTCACTGGAGATCTTTGCCTGCTTGAGGTCTTCTAAAGGTAAGTAggctttcttattttgtttctgtgtttacagaTGTTGTGTTTGGGTTTGTCCCCATTTGCTGCAGTCTGAGGTTTTGCTATCCCTCTGCTATTACTGTATTTTCATCACAGAGTAGCGTTACACCATGATACTCTTTAGTTTTTTTGTGCTTGCAGGTTTCAGGTGGAGGGGCTTTAAGTGATTTACGTTAAGTGGCTCCCCGCCCCCCTTCCTCCAGTAAGGACAAAAATACACTCATAGGTAGTATAAGTAGAAagagctcaaaaaaaaaaaaaaaaaaaaaaaaaattcatgacAGATGGCACTGTGTCTCTGGCAAATCACCAGGAAGGCTTCATTAATATGGCAATATAGTAACCATAGGAGTCAGTTATGGTGTTAAAATAACAGCTATGCAGGTAAAAATTGTTATGGAAGCAACCTAGGCATGCTGCCAGGTTATAACATAATTaatgttacatttttctcttaggCTCCAGGAATCTTACGTTCTAGGCTTTCGCTTGCTACCTTTTGGACTGGCTGTAAAACAAGAATGCTGTTTGGCAAAAAATGTCTTGAGGTGTCAGCCTTTAGTTTCACTTCACATTACAACAAACCAAGACCATCTCGTAGAACTGGTGGAataaagaagcaggaaaaataaagcagaaacttGAACTCATTCCACTGATGTCCCTGATACAGGCTGTTACTGGACAGCTAGCAGTCTTTCTGGAGGAGCAGTACTGCCTAGTATTTTACCAGGTGTTCCACCTGTATTGTGGTAACAGCTCTTGGTAAAACTTCACACTGAATACATGCTTTTCAACATGAAACCTGCTTCCCAAGAGCAGGTTCTTCATCAACAAAGtgtttagatttaaaaaaaaaaaaaaaaaatacaaccagtTGTAATTATGGATTTGTTGTCTAAATTTCCTGATGTACTACTTGATTACTTAATATTAAACACATGCATGTAAAAAAGAGCTCACAATCCTCATGGTAGGAGAGTGAAAAGCACTCAGTGTCTTCATTTCCACGCTTATTAGTCTAACTAGCATCACATAATGTTCAAAAGTATTGAAGATCTACACcctgaaaagaaatctttagTCTGATAGTCTGAAGACCAAATGTTCCTACCGTTTTGAGGGAGAATGAACAATTCTTCATTTACTTGTATCTTCATCCTGTTCTCATCCAAAACAGCGTGTTTTACAGTGGCTGGTTCTTCTGTTGTCTTCAAGGAGTATTGTGTGTAGTTAACAACCTCAGGTGAAGTTACAACAGGTTTGGGGCCATAAATGTTAGGAAACTTCAGGAGAGCTCGAGGCTGGACTGgctctgcagttttcttaacgttgaactgaaaatttaagacagtatttattattttttcattaattctttTGAATCTCTATGTCAAACGAACTGATACAAAGGGAAATAAGATGGTGTCCCTGGTCATTCTTGCTGCCATTGTTTCTCAGGTTAGAGAAACAACTGCCTTCCTATGTGTCAAAAGATTTTCTTGCCAAATCTGTTACCTGTCTATTTGGTGCATGTCTTCTTGATTAAGAGTTTACCATTAGCTCTGATTTATACAACATTTCAAGCAAACTTGTAGAAAGCattaggaaggcaaaagcatAGGTCACAGTCATGTaaaaagacaaaggagaaaTGGTTGAGCAGACCAGCTCTGCAACAGCATGCCAAGAATAGTAGAGTCAGTGGTCTATCAGTTTCTGGGATATCTGTTGTCTCTGCGGACCAACCTGATCCTTAGAAACACATTACTCTTTTATTACACGAGAACTGATGTTTTGTTTGAGTTTGTTCTTACAAATTCATTTCTCTGCTAAACATGGTATCAACAGAAGAACTTGAAAAATGGTGTGATGCCCTGGCAGACTGGGCAAAGGTTGATGCAGGGTTGTATTTTCTCccagcaatgaaaaatattttagtggaaTGTAAcagtcatcttttcttcatatctCATGAAAGAATCCCATATGCTTacaactgaaataatttcttattcatttatat is a genomic window containing:
- the SYT13 gene encoding synaptotagmin-13 isoform X2 translates to MVLSAPIIALGATLGTATSILALCGLTCFCKCKQPGKGLSEKDQDEDTENTKPSVLQPAQQFNVKKTAEPVQPRALLKFPNIYGPKPVVTSPEVVNYTQYSLKTTEEPATVKHAVLDENRMKIQVNEELFILPQNGVVKDVCVTEHLKPERAASCNQVPELRYSLTYDQQKAELCVALLEAMHGKMSSDQDAGCHCYILGTLVSKSGMTEAQTELKKKVLHTLWEEALRFPLPEEEMQEGTLTLTLRNCDKFSRHSIVGELNLSLANMEDFGMSQWERLKTPEKEPSTGYGEVLLSISYLPAANRLLVVIIKAKNLHSKQLKDLLGNDVSVKVTLRHQSLKLKKKQTKRAKHKINPVWNEMIMFEVPHELLRASSVELEILSQDGAGQSQVLGKCSLGLHVTGTERNHWEEMLRNPRRQIAMWHQLHK
- the SYT13 gene encoding synaptotagmin-13 isoform X1 encodes the protein MVLSAPIIALGATLGTATSILALCGLTCFCKCKQPGKGLSEKDQDEDTENTKPSVLQPAQQFNVKKTAEPVQPRALLKFPNIYGPKPVVTSPEVVNYTQYSLKTTEEPATVKHAVLDENRMKIQVNEELFILPQNVPGVVKDVCVTEHLKPERAASCNQVPELRYSLTYDQQKAELCVALLEAMHGKMSSDQDAGCHCYILGTLVSKSGMTEAQTELKKKVLHTLWEEALRFPLPEEEMQEGTLTLTLRNCDKFSRHSIVGELNLSLANMEDFGMSQWERLKTPEKEPSTGYGEVLLSISYLPAANRLLVVIIKAKNLHSKQLKDLLGNDVSVKVTLRHQSLKLKKKQTKRAKHKINPVWNEMIMFEVPHELLRASSVELEILSQDGAGQSQVLGKCSLGLHVTGTERNHWEEMLRNPRRQIAMWHQLHK